Below is a genomic region from Fulvia fulva chromosome 5, complete sequence.
CATTCCCACCTTTTGAACGACAACTGGGCCGTCTGCGATGCCCTGACCGAGGTCAGAGGCCACATCAACAAACATGGTAAGTCATATATGCCAAGCAAATACAGACTGTCAGCTAACGTTTGGCACAGAGAAATACCTCAAAGAGCGTCAGAACGCCAAGTTCGACCGAGACGACTTTGACTGTCTAAGCAACAAATTCTTGAGCAAACTCGTGATTCGTGCGAACTAGGGATCGCAGAATCGACACGACCTGCTCGAGACGTAACGGCCTACACGAGAACGAGGTCAACGATGATGACTATGACAGCATCTATGACCAAATTACGAGCAGCGTGACATTTACGCACATATTACGGCCGACCCTCACGAGGACCGAAAAGACGACATGCAGTTTCTTATGTGTCACTGCATATCTTCGTTTCTCCGCTCGAAGCAGCGTCAAGCTGATCGAGATTATGACTTATTTGAAGCATCTGCATTTCTTTACGGTGTTTAGAGATGGCTGGCGATACCACAACGCGCTGTGGGTGGACACGGGGCATCTGGCGGATCTCAGAGTCACCAAAAGTATGACCTGAAAGGTGTTTTTGGAGGGGCTCTGTAGATAGCCCTCGAGTTGTGCCGGTGAGCCAACAGGGTAAGATATGGCTGCGATATTGTCTGATGAGATGGAACAAGAATAAGATGAGATGAAGCCCATGATGGACGATATCTATCGAATTGAAACGGCAGTCACTTTGAGTGTTTCTTGTCCCTTGTCCCTCACCTCGATCTGACCTGCAACGCTGAGCATCAGATCACGATGCGAGACCGGCGGCAAAACTTCTGGTGATCGAAAGACTGCAGTGAAAAGATACTCTCGAGCGATCAGATGCATCGCTGGCCAGTGTTTTGACCAAGAATGGGACTTTGTGTTCGTGGGAGAGTTCGATGCCGTCAATTTAGGTACAGCAGGCTCGAGACGGATCATTTGATGCACTGATTCACAATGTGATAGCCCGTACAGCGCGCATATACCCTCCACCAAGTCTGTACAATGCTGCTCTACGAGTACGATGTTGTCTGTGCGGATTCTGATTCTTAGAGCGGGAAGTGGCGACTCGTCGAAAGCTTCTCTATTTTCTGCCTGGAATCCAAGCTTCGCCAGAGTCTCGACCACATCGCTCCTTCACAAAGAACTTACACCATGCCTTCGTGAACACAACGGAGCCACCGATGATGGCGTTTAATCGTGCAGACTAGTCTGCGCCATCGCACTGACAGCTGTCGACCTGGTTACGAGCGCTGCGCTGTCACGCTCCACACTGACCAAACCGCCCAAAACGACTGGTGGGATTGTGTTCATTTCTGAAGGTGTTGTTCTGTCTCTCTATTCACATCCACACCACCTTGTTCTTCGTTCTGCTGCGTCTATAGTCACAATGTGTATCTACTGCATTCTTCTGACCCCTGCTGTGGTAGTTCTCAAGCAGCCGTTCACACCGGTCCAAGTCCTCCTTGGATAAGAGCTGATCTGGTCCGGAAGGTGgaggttctggaaggtgATATGGCTGTCTTGAGCCTGCAGTGTCCAGAGCATTGCGCACCTGATGCCTTGTGGGTGCGAAGAGCGGTTTGAAGGTCTTAACAAGGTCTCTTTGCGAGCACTTGATGCCCTTAAGTCTGCAGTAGTGATAGGCTCCTACTGTCTGATTCTTTTGAGGTGTTGAAAGGTGTTTGGTCATCTTGCAGTAGCTTCTCCAATCCAAGAAACAGGTGAAAAGTTTGCGACGGTAGCATGCGACAACAACACCACATATATCCAATCCAAGCACGACAATTTGTTCAGTGATGTATCCAGATACGTATATAAATTTGCTGGTTGCAATGGGCCTGATATTGGATGAAGAAAACACGATTGAAGATGTGGTGTTGTTTTTTGGTGGAGGTGGGCGCTTTGGTCCGTATGACGCGTGGCTGTCTCGAATCAGAACTTGGGAAAATCCACTCACTACGTCAGGCTGATCATCACTGGAAATACGAGAAGCGTCACCAGACCACAATACTGGCAATGGACGGCTCTGACACTGTTCCTGAAGCGGACGGTACTACACTGGATTTGTGCCTGTGGTCTCCAAAATTGTGTACACTGCGCACCACATGTTACCTCATGGTCGTATAGCTTGCTCGCCGACTGAACCGGCCAAGAAACCTTTATGCATTGTATGAAGGCTGATGATGAGCATTACGACCTTGAGATGAGGTATAAGTATTCCTTCCTCTGCCTCTCGGTCCCAATATCCTCACATCAAAGCAAACACTCCAGCAACGACTTCCAACAGCAGCACTTTCACAAACACTTCCACCAGCACAACTTCCACCTCAAACCAACCACCATCACCATGCAGTTCACCACAGTCCTCGCCCTCCTCAGCGCCGTCGCTGCTCCAGCTCTCGCAGCACCAGCTGCCGACCCAGCAACGACCAGCATGATGGCCGCTGGCCCACCATGGACCATCCAGAATTTCAAACGCACCTGTGGCGGCGGTGTCTGCACCTACGACTACGCCATCAACCAGAACAACAAAGCTACCAAGTGCACCTACCAAGTCAAGGGCAACCCAGCCACCCGCGCATCCTACAGCAACGTCAAGTGCGGTCCATACGTCATCTCCTCCAACTGGTCAGGCCAGTTCGGCGAGGGCAATGGATTCCAGACGCTTGCTGTCGTCAATGGAAAGCAGATCATCTACCCTGCTTACACCGACAAGCAGCTGGTCAACGGACAGGTCGTCAAGCCAGACCAGAGCTACGCCCCACAGAACCTCCCATAGATGGAGGATTTGGAGGCATGAGATGATGAGATATGATCTTTGTGGATGAAGCATGATTGCATACAGTTTGTACATATTTGGCATCTATCTTTTGAGGCATAGCGTAGCATAGTACCCCAGCAGAGGCAGCATCAGTAGCCAACACACAGCAATATAATGTTGATACATTAGAAATCCGCGGTTCTTCATCTCTTCAGCAGCAATACGCGGCTCAGATCCAGACTTGACCCATCTACCAGCACAGAGATTACTTGGCAGCCGATGCGGTGGGGTCCATAACAAAGGTGACTGTCGCTCAGGTCGTTCAAATGCTAGCCTGTCAAAGTCAGCCAGAGTGATATTGGTCCCCTCGGTCCTGACGGACATCCGGCATTACGCCATGGTCTACGCATCGCTTCAGCGCGCTGGCGGGTTCAAGCAACGAAGTTCATAGCGAAGACAGCAACGTGCTCGGTGGCAACAAAGCAGTCTCGCCAGTGAAATACATCCGGAACCCTTGTACCGCATCCTCCGGAGCTGCCTCGCTCCACCGGTGTCATCTCCTCCACGCCAAGATCTCATGTCGATGCCTTCCCGATTAGGTACATGTATGCGCAAAAAGACGGCGTTCGCTACGCACGAACTCTACCGCACAATCGTCGCGCATTGCACTTCGTTCAGTGGTCGACGACGCCGTTGCGCTAGAAATTTGTCACCTCAATGACCAGGTTTGATGCGTGTCGCTGCCTAACATGGTAAGGACTGCGAAGGCTCTGATTGGAACGTGCAAGCTTAATTATTGATCAGACGTTTGCCACCGATGCTGTAGTATAGGGTGTGCCGGCCCGCTGTGGGTGATGGGGATTTTGAAGGCTCTGGATGGTCAGAAAGAGGGCGACGCTAACGAATGGCCTTTTTATGTTGTCAGATCTTGGTCCGCGTCGATTGGGTTCGTGGTCAGCATGTATCTTTGCTACATGGTTGAGGTTGCATAGATGGAACCGCATTGAAGAGATGAAAACATCCTAAGACATGGTCTTGTTCCGCGACGACCATTGCCAGGAAGCGACCGCAGAACACCTCAACCTCTTCATGCTCAATAAATATATCGGAACGTAGGCCTCTCCTTATCCGTCAGATTCGCCCACTTGCCCTCcaaactctcttcttcagAACGACTATCATTCAGATCCGTCACCAAGTCCCTCTGCTTCCCAAATTTCCTATCCTTGCTGCGATTTGCCAGTAGATAATACAGCGCCAGCATACACACCAACACCATACAGCCACCCTTCGACCCAACAAGACTGTATTTGGCAGTAAAGTAGTCCGGCGCATCTTTCTTCTGCACCGCATAAGGGCCAGCGATCATCCCGATCGTGAATGAAGCACCTAGGAATGCCATGGTCATGGGTCGTTTCGTGTGACCGGCTATGTTGGCGGCATTCCATTGGAACTTGATGCCGACTGTGGCGGTGGAGAAGTCAAAGAGATAGAGGCCTACGAGGTGTGCTGCCTCGTTGTTTTTGGGGGAGAATGCGACGAGGCAAGATCCGACGAAAGCGATGGTGTAGCAGATCCCGAGTGCAGACCAGCGTCGTAGGTATTCGCGGCGCACCACCCAAGTGGAGAGGAAACAGACTAAAATCGCGACAGCGCCGCCAGGTGCGGAGAGGAGTGTGGCCTCTTTGCTCGAGTAGCCGAAGGATTTGATGAGGGTTGAGCTGAAGTTGCTCATGATTCCCACGCCAAAGCCGGTGATGATGACCAAGGAGCAAAGAAGTCCCACTTGCGGGTCGCGAAAGATGTCGAGGATTTGTTTGGGGCGGATCTTGTGGTTGTTGACACCGGTCTGGTTTGGTGCGATGTGGCGGAGTAAGGCGACCTTCTCTTCAGTAGAGAGGAATTTGGCGGCCATGGGGGAGTTCGGGAGGCACCACAGTGTCCAAATACTGATGATGAGGGTCCAGCAGCCTAGGACGAGGTACATGATGCCTATCGATCATTAATATTATGGCATGTGGTCGAACGAATGACACGACTTACGCCATGATTCCATGCCACCCCCGTTGACGAATTGAAAGCCGTAAGAGATCAGAGCCCCGATGATTGTACCGAAGCCTTGTGAGCACCACCAGAGTTGAAAGCGTACAATCTGCTCGTCCTTCCGATAGAACTGACTTGTAACCAGCATCATCACAGGATGGAACATCGAATCGAAGACGCCCATGAGGATCCGAATGGCTAGCATCTGCGGATACTTCTGAACAGCGGCAGTACACGCATTCAAAACACCCCACGTCATCATAGCCCAGCCCAGCGAGGTCGAGATCGGGAACTTGTTGAGAAACAGGCCAACGACAGCGCAGGCAGCCAAGTGTACCCACTTGATGGAAGATGCGATGTTGCTCAATTGTTGTCCCTCGAGACCGAGATCTTCTGGAAGTCCCATGACGATGGCATAGTTGAGGAGGTAGCTGTCGAGAGCCTGCGTCAAGTGG
It encodes:
- a CDS encoding Thiamine pathway transporter THI73 is translated as MAKFGEKNEKNNDVPPEHIERVPTPENGGLDTAFAFLRDHDAIDTHHICLKALRRKLDWNLVPLMFCIHLTQALDSYLLNYAIVMGLPEDLGLEGQQLSNIASSIKWVHLAACAVVGLFLNKFPISTSLGWAMMTWGVLNACTAAVQKYPQMLAIRILMGVFDSMFHPVMMLVTSQFYRKDEQIVRFQLWWCSQGFGTIIGALISYGFQFVNGGGMESWRIMYLVLGCWTLIISIWTLWCLPNSPMAAKFLSTEEKVALLRHIAPNQTGVNNHKIRPKQILDIFRDPQVGLLCSLVIITGFGVGIMSNFSSTLIKSFGYSSKEATLLSAPGGAVAILVCFLSTWVVRREYLRRWSALGICYTIAFVGSCLVAFSPKNNEAAHLVGLYLFDFSTATVGIKFQWNAANIAGHTKRPMTMAFLGASFTIGMIAGPYAVQKKDAPDYFTAKYSLVGSKGGCMVLVCMLALYYLLANRSKDRKFGKQRDLVTDLNDSRSEEESLEGKWANLTDKERPTFRYIY